From the genome of Halorussus caseinilyticus, one region includes:
- a CDS encoding ABC transporter ATP-binding protein: protein MATVTLRDLRKEYSNGQIVAVDDVDLSVEDGEFVTVVGPSGCGKSTTLRMIAGLERPTDGGVHIGDDDVTDVHARKRDVAMVFQNYALYPHKTVEQNMAFGLRMSTDLSKDERREKVRDTAAMMGIEDLLDQKPDELSGGQKQRVALGRAIVRDPDVFLFDEPLSNLDAKLRTTMRTEIQRLQNELGTTSIYVTHDQEEAMTMGDRIVILDGGELQQTGVPKEVYNDPANAFVGGFIGSPSMNFLDVSVEDAGTTRLVGDGEFDYELRDDRLRSAVRGRDRVKLGVRPEDVTVTEPGDNAVETTVEVIEPVGSDNYLHLSVGEDFIARVPSDVEPDNGETVHVSFDPADLHLFDADDGESLLYESEQSAAPTV from the coding sequence ATGGCGACTGTAACGCTACGCGACCTCAGAAAGGAGTACTCCAACGGCCAAATCGTGGCCGTGGACGACGTTGACCTCTCGGTCGAAGACGGCGAGTTCGTCACCGTCGTCGGCCCGTCGGGATGCGGGAAATCGACCACCCTGCGGATGATTGCCGGTCTCGAACGACCGACCGACGGCGGCGTCCACATCGGCGACGACGACGTGACAGACGTTCACGCGCGCAAGCGGGACGTAGCGATGGTGTTCCAGAACTACGCGCTCTACCCGCACAAGACCGTCGAACAGAACATGGCGTTCGGCCTGCGGATGAGTACCGACCTCTCGAAGGACGAACGCCGCGAGAAAGTCCGGGACACCGCCGCGATGATGGGCATCGAGGACCTCTTAGACCAGAAACCCGACGAACTCTCGGGCGGCCAGAAACAACGGGTCGCGCTCGGCCGGGCCATCGTCCGGGACCCCGACGTGTTCCTGTTCGACGAACCACTCTCGAACCTCGACGCCAAACTCCGGACGACGATGCGCACCGAGATTCAGCGCCTCCAGAACGAACTGGGCACCACCTCAATCTACGTGACCCACGACCAAGAGGAGGCGATGACGATGGGCGACCGCATCGTCATCCTCGACGGGGGCGAGCTCCAGCAGACCGGCGTCCCGAAGGAAGTGTACAACGACCCGGCAAACGCCTTCGTCGGCGGGTTCATCGGGTCGCCGAGCATGAACTTCCTCGACGTGTCGGTCGAGGACGCCGGGACCACCCGACTCGTCGGGGACGGCGAGTTCGACTACGAACTCCGAGACGACCGACTCCGAAGCGCGGTCCGGGGCCGCGACAGGGTGAAACTCGGCGTCCGACCCGAGGACGTGACGGTCACGGAACCGGGCGACAACGCCGTCGAGACCACCGTCGAGGTCATCGAACCGGTCGGGTCGGACAACTACCTCCACCTCTCGGTGGGCGAGGACTTCATCGCGCGGGTCCCCTCGGACGTGGAACCCGACAACGGCGAGACGGTTCACGTCTCGTTCGACCCGGCGGACCTCCACCTCTTCGACGCCGACGACGGCGAGTCGCTGTTGTACGAGTCCGAGCAGTCGGCGGCACCGACCGTCTGA